The Rhodococcus rhodochrous DNA window GGGAAGGGACCCGCGTGCCCTGAACCTCGACGAGCTGCAGACCCGAAGGAATGCAGACCTACTGACTCGGCTGCGGCACCTCGCACTCGATCTCGGGATTGATGCCCGCATAGTTGAGCGGCCCGGCCACCACCGTGACCGCCACCGTCGCGAGACTGCTGCAGTTCTGGTCGGAGTCGCTGAAGTAGCCGCGCTGACCGGCCGCCACCGCACCGATGATCAACCAGACCAGGACCACGAGACTCAACAATCGCACGATCTCACCTCGATCCGTCCCACACGCCGGACCGTCCGGCCGGGTAGCAGTACCCGAGACGGAAACCGAACAAACGCACCGAGGAACATGATCCGGTCGTAACGGACGCAACATCTCTCATCCGTACCTCCGGGGTCTGAAACATCGTGTGGGAGTAGCGGCATAATCATTCTTATGACCGATTCGCCCCCCGGATGAAGTGTTGAGCCGGCTCCTCGCCGACGACGTCTCCCGGCACGTCGGCAGTTTTCCGGTATCTGCTGCCCGACGACTCGTGGGAATGGTCGGCTTCCGTCGGCCGGATGCACGGCTACGAACCGGGGCACGGTCAGGCATGTCGTCGTGATCGGCGATCGCATCGTGGACGACGACGGCACGGTTCTCGGCACGTCGGGGTTCTATCTCGACCTGACCGATGCCCTCGAAGAGGACCTGCGGGCAGCGGTCGACGCCGCGATGTCGTCCTTGGCGGACGCCCGCGCCGTCATCGAACAGGCCAGGGGTGTTCTCATGCTGGCGTACATGATCCCGGCCGAGCGACCCACCGCACATCTCGATTGAGCGACCTGCTCGGGGGTACCCGAAGGTGGAGTCGCGCCCGGCACCGCGCGGTCGCTGCGCGCGCCCTTCGACGTGAGGAGAGCCATGACCCAGGATGTGGAGAAACGTTGGAACGACCCCCGCACGGCCCGTAAGGCCACGATGTACGCAGGGGGCGTGATCGTCGCCGCTCTCGTGGTGATGGGCGTCGCCATCCTCTGGGGCACGAATTCCGGACAGGACTGCAGCGACGCCGCATTCGCGGTGTGCACCGATCCCGCCCGCCAGATCCTGGTCTTCGGACCCACACTCGTACTCCTGCTCGGCGGACTCGGCGCACTGCTGACGGCCTACCGCACCTGGAAGCGCGGCGGTCGCTGGCCGATCTGGCAGGGTGCAGGATGGGTACTGCTGGTGCTGATGGTCGTCTACGCCACCGTCTCGGCCCGCGCCATCATCTGATCCGGCGCCCGGTTGTCCCGGCCCGGAGCGGCCGGAGCCACCGGCCCCACACGAACGAACAGGCGGGACAGCAGCGTATTTCGGTTCGTACCGGCACGACGTGACCGGTTTATCCCCCACCACACACGGGAATACCGCTGTGGTGAAGATCGCGATGGTTGCCGGACAAGTGAATCCCCTGCTCGGTTACGGCGCGCACGCAGGTGCGCCGCCGCAAGGACTGCACGTCCACCTGGCCGAACTGTCCTCCGCCCTCGCCGGGGCCGGCCACGAGGTGGTGGTCTACACCCGCCGCGAGGACCGCGACGGCCCCGACCGGATCTCCACCCCCGGCGGATACGAGGTGGTGCAGGTACCGGCAGGACCGCCGTCCCCGCTGCGCCCCGACGAAACCGCCTCGGCAATGGGGGAATTCGGGAGCTTTCTGGATCGGGAGTGGCGTCAGCGGCCACCGGACATCACCCACGCCCACTACTGGCTGTCGGGTCTGGCCACCCAGCTCGCCACCCGTTCGCTGGGTATTCCCACGGTTCAGACCTTTCACTCCCTCGGCACGGTCGAGCACCGCATCCGGGAGAAGACGGCGATGGACGCATCCGCGCGCGACCGAATCCGCTTGGAGCGACTCATCGCCCGGGGCGCGACGCGCATGATCGCGACGAGTTCCGATGAGGTGTTCGAACTGGCGCGCATGGGCCTCCCCCGCACGCGGACCACAGTCGTGCCGAGCGGAGTGGACGCCGCGCACTACAGCACCGCCGCCGCTCCCGACACCACGAGGACCCGCAAGCATCGTCTGCTCGCAGCCGGCCCTCTCGAGCCGGGCTCCGGGTTCGACATCGCCATCGAAGCGCTGGCGGGCATTCCCGATACCGAACTCGTCATCGCTGCGCATCCCGCTCCCCCGTACCTGTCGCGTCGATCCGACGAGCAGGAGAAGTCCCGTCTCGTGAAGCTCGCGCGCGTACGCGGTGTGCAGGGACGCGTTCGGATCCGACGCGATGTCGGTCGGGACGAGATGCCCGGTCTGCTTCTGTCCGCCGACGCCGTGGTCTCGACTCCCTGGCACGATCCGTCGGGGATGCTCGCCCTGCAGGCGATGTCGTGTGGTCGCCCGGTGATCGCGACCGCTTCCGGAGGAATGCTCGATACCGTGCTCGACGACGCCACCGGTCTTCTCGTGCCTACCCGTTCCCCCGAGGCCGTCGCGGCAGCCGCGCGCCGGCTCCTCTCCGATGCGACGACACGCGCCACCTTCGGGATCGCCGGACGCGACCGCGTGCTCGCCCGGTACACCTGGGATCGCGTGGCGGAGGACACCCTTCGCGCCTACGAGCGGTGTGTGCCGGTTCGGCGTACTGCACACCGGACCGCACGGACCGGTGTGCAGTAGCGCCTGTCGAACTCGGCACATGCGCCGGAACGATCAGCGACGGAAGTCCTGATCGTTCCGGTGCGCACCCGCCCCGCCGGCATCGCCGATCCGGCCCTCGCCGCCGGGCACCGAGTTCGACGTCGGCGAACCTGCCGTTCCCGGAGCCGATTCCCCGCGGTGGTCACCGCGATCGGCACGCTCTGCGGAACGGGGATCCAGTTCCTCCGCACGGCGACGACGCTCGTCGAGTTCGGCGCGGGCCGCTTCGGCGGTACGGCGTTCGTCCTCGGAGCGAGCACGCAGCCGCTCGGCCTCGGCTGCCTTGGCTTCGGCTTCCGCCGCGACGCGGCGGGCCTCCGCTTCGGTGCGTTCTGCCGACGCGGTCCGTTGTTCGACACCGGGCCTGTTCTCTTCGACGCTGCGACGCAGACGTTCGGCTTCGGCACGCCGTCGCTCGGCACGCCGGTTGCGAAGCGTCCACACCAGCACGGCCAGCACCACCAACGCGACGACCACCGCTATCACCAGCAGAATCCAGTCGTTCGTGCTCATCTCGACCTCCTCGGGTTCACCAGCGGGTTCCCCCGGCTCGAAGTGACGAAACGGGCAGGTCGGGCCGATCGGTGTATCGGAGGTGGCCCCGAACGAACCGTTGCCGCCCGGGTATCCCGAACGGCAACGGTATGGAGGGGCGTAGCGGATTGCGTGCCACGCCGCGTAGTCGGCTCTCCCCGAGTCCCTCAGGTCATAGGAGCGACGGCAGCGAGCGCTGCTTCACGTGTCTTGCAGGCCTTGGCGGCGATGGCCGCATCGGCGACCCGGAGCAGCCGTTCCACCGGCCGCCCACTCAGCAAGGCCCAGCGGACATTCAGGGCACGCGCCCGTTCGTCGAGATCGTCGAAGACCGACAACCCCGCCGCACCGAAGAATTCGACTGCTCCGAGATCGACGACCATACGGATGGATTCTTCGAGCTGCCGGTGGGTGAACGCGTGCAGAGCGTGTGCGTTACGGATGTCGATCTCACCTCGTACGTCGATCCAGACGAGGTCCGGTTCGATCTTCTGAGCACTGAACTCCGCCCCGACGACCCGCTGTGCGGGAATGTCGGACCTGATCGGCTGAGCCGACCACGTGGAAGGGGCGGAATCGACCTGTGCGGCAATTCGCTGAGGAACGGTCATAGCACTTCCCAACATCGAAAATTGCAGGAAGCGCGACCGACGAGACAGGCACAACCGGTGACCGATCGGAACCCTCCCGCAAGGGATGGCGCTTCCGTGTTCTCGGCTGTGTGCTCAACCTGTCCCCAACAGTAGTCCACCGGCCATCGGCACTCAACACGTCGAACGTGCATTCCGGGCGTGTTGCCAACCCCCGCCCAGGTCACGGCGGATGGATTGAATTCGCGGTATCTGGGTAATCTCTCCGACGACCAGACAGACACGACCCGCTCGTACCCCCACTCCCCGTACTGGAGACATCAGGCTCATGGCAAAATCCGCGTCGATCGAATCGGCACGCGACCACAATCCCCCGGTAGTCGAACTCCGAGTAGAGGCCCATCCCGATCAGCTCGCAGTGCTCCGAGCGGTAGCCGCTGCGATCGCGCTGCAGCACGACTTCGACCTCGATACCGTGGCGGACGTGAAGCTCGCCGTCGACGAAGCGGCCACACGGCTGATCATGGGCGCTCCCGAGGACGCGGTTCTGGCCTGCTCCTTCCGGGCGGCCCTTCCGCTGCTGCACATCAGCCTGTCTGCCCCGACGAACGACGCATCCGCGATCGGGCAGCCGCGATCCTTCGGATGGCACGTGCTCAACTCGCTGACCGAGTCCATCTCGGTGACCAGCGACGACTCGCGCGCCACGATAGACATGTCCATCGCCGAAGGCAGCGCCGATCGGTGACGCGCAACACGGGTAGGTCGAGCGACGAGTATGCCGACGTCACCGAAACGCTGAGAACGCTCCTCGCCCTCGAGGAGGACGACCCCGGTCGTGTCCGCATCCGCGACGAAGTGGTCGAGCGGTGTCTTCCGCTCGCCGAGCACATCGCCCGACGCTTCGACGGCCGTGGTGAGGCCTTCGAGGACCTGCTGCAGGTGGCGCGTCTGGGCCTGGTCAACGCGGTCGACCGGTTCGACCCCGAACGCGGCTCGGATTTCGTCTCCTTCGCGGTCCCCACGATCATGGGTGAGGTGCGCCGGCACTTCCGCGACGCCGGCTGGGCCGTTCGTGTGCCGAGGCGCATGAAGGAACTGCATCTGTCCCTGAGCAAGGCCACCTCCGAGCTCTCCCAGCGCCTCGGACGCGCGCCCACCGCCTCCGAGCTCGCCGAGGAACTCGGCATCGATCAGGAGGAGGTGCTGCAGGGTCTCGTGGCCGGCAACGCCTACCAGACGGTGTCGGTCGACCGGTCGTCCCCGTCCGGCGACGACGGGCTCACCCTCGCCGACACCCTCGGCGACTACGACACCGCGCTCGACGAGGTCGAGAACCACGAGGCGCTGCGACCGCTGCTCGAGGCCCTTCCGGCCCGTGAACGCACGGTCGTCCTGCTGCGCTTCTTCGGCAACATGACGCAGACGCAGATCGCCGAGCGCGTGGGTGTCTCGCAGATGCACGTGTCGCGTCTGCTCACGAAGACCCTCGCGCAGCTCCGCGAGCAGCTCGGCGACAACTTCTGAGGAGTCGACGTCCCGGGTACTCGTACCCGGGACGTCGACACGCTCAGAACGTCGAGGCGTCGATCACGAACCGGTAGCGCACGTCACTGGCGACCACACGGTCGTATGCTTCGTTGATACGGTCCGCGGAGATCAGCTCGATCTCCGCCCCGATGCCGTGCTCTGCGCAGAAGTCGAGCATCTCCTGCGTGTCGGGGATGCCGCCGACATTCGATCCGGCCATCGCACGATCGTTCATCGCGAGCGAGAACGCCCGCACCGACAGCGGCTTCTCGGGCAGGCCGAGGCCGACGAGGGTGCCGTGCAGCCGCAGCAACGACAGGTAGCGGTCGAGGTCGAGGTTGACCGAGACGGTGTTGAGGATCAGGTCGAACTTTCCGCGCAGCTCCTTGAACGTCGACTCGTCCTCGGTCGATCGGTAGTCGACCGCCCCGAAACGCAGGCCGTCGTCCCGCTTCGACAGCGAGTGGCCCAGCACGGTCACCTCCGCGCCCATCGCTGCAGCGATCTTCACACCGACGTGTCCGAGACCGCCCATGCCGATGATCGCGACCTTGCTGCCCGGTCCCGCATTCCACCGCTTCAGCGGCGAGTACAGGGTGATTCCCGCGCACAGCAGAGGTGCCGCGGCGGCCGGGTCGAGTCCGTCGGGAATCCTCAGGACGAAGTGTTCTGTGACGACGATGTGCGTGGAGTAGCCGCCCTGGGTGACGGTGCCGTCGCGGTCGACGGAGTTGTAGGTCCCCGTCACCCGATTGGTGCAGTGCTGTTCGAATCCTGTTCGGCAGGGATCACATTCGCCACAGGAGTTCACGAAGCAGCCCACGCCGACCCGGTCTCCGACGGCGTGTTCCGTGACATCGGAACCGACGGCGGCGACGGTGCCGACGATCTCGTGACCCGGCACGATCGGGTACTTGGTCCCGCCCCATTCGTTCCGGGCGGTGTGGATGTCGGAATGGCAGATGCCGGCGAACTCGATGGCGATGAGTACGTCGAGCGGACCGAGCGCACGTCGTTCGACGGTGGTCTTCGACAGGGGCGCGTCGGGCGCGGTGGCGGCGTAGGCGGCGACGGTGGTCGTACCGGTGGTGGACGTCATTCCTCCACAACTACTCCGCCTCACGACGACGTGCACCCGCGGGGGACTCCCGCGGGGGCACGTCGTCGATACGGTTCGGCTATCCGGCCTGATCGGACTGCTGGGCCGCCCGGCGGCGCAAGCGCCGCGCCGCAGCGACGAGATTGCGCAGCGACGGTTCGAGCTGCCAGTGGTGACGGGTCTTGAGACCGCCGTCCGGATTGGCCCACAACCGGTCGAGTTCCACCGATTCCGCCGCTTCGGTGAGCAACTCGTCGAGCTCGTCGATGTCCGGGATCCGGGCCGACCGCGACTCGTAGACACCGGGGCCGACACCGTGGGACAGCGCGCGGTCCTTGATCGCTTCGAGCACCCAGCGGATCGAGCGCGTCGCCACGATCGCCGTGACGTCGGCGTCGAGCCGCTCGATCGCGTCGACCACCGAGGCCTGACCCGAATAGGTCAGGTGCGTGTGGATCTGCGTCTCCGGCTTCGCACCACCGGTGGCGAGACGGAAGGCGTCGACGGCCCAGTCGAGGTATTCGGCACGCCCGTCCTGGCGCAGCGGCAGCAGTTCGCGGATGGCCGGTTCGTCGACCTGGATGATCGCGATGCCCGCCCGCTCGAGATCGGCGATCTCGTCGCGGATGGCCAGTGCGAGCTGGTCGGCCGTCTCGTGGAGCGGCTGATCCTGACGCACGTAGGAACGCGCCAGCATCGTCACCGGACCGGTGAGCATGCCCTTGACCGGCTTGTCGGTCAGCGACTGTGCGAACGAGATCCACTCGACCGTCATCGGCTTCGGACGCACGATGTCGCCGTAGAGGATAGGCGGTCGCGTGCAACGTGAACCGTAGGCCTGCACCCAGCCGAAGTGCGTGGTGGCGAAGCCCTCCATCAGCTCGGCGAAGTACTGCACCATGTCGTTGCGTTCGTGTTCGCCGTGGACGAGGACGTCGAGACCGATGTCCTCCTGCAGACGGATGGTGGACTCGATCTCCTCCTGGATCCGCTTGACGTACTCGTCGTACGACATCCGGCCGCGACCGAGTTCTGCTCGTGCCCTGCGGATCTCCGCGGTCTGAGGGAACGACCCCAGCGTCGCCGTCGGCACCGGCGGCAGATCCAGGCGCTTCTGCTGCGCGACGCGGCGCTCCTCGTACGGCGCGCGCACCCGATGAGCGGGAGTGACCGCGTTCAGACGTGCACGGACGGTGTGCTTCTGCTTGAAGTGCACCGACACGGGCGGCTTGCGCCACCGCTCCTCGGCTCCGGTGGTGAGCGCCTTGGCGAGGGAGACCACCTCCCCCACCTTCTGCTTCGCGAACGCGAGACGATCGGCGACGTCGCCGGGGATGTCGTACTCGACGAGCACGTCGTAGGGCACGTGCAACAGCGAGGACGAGGTCGACACGACGAGATCCGGTGCGACCGCGGCGATGGACTTCAGGTACTCGAGCGTGCGGTGGCGGTCGACCTTCCACACGTTGCGGCCGTCGACGACACCGGCGTAGATGCGCTTGCGCTTCAGTCCGGGCACGGCGGCCAGTTCGTCCGCGCTGATGCGGCCGTCGACCAGGTCCAGGCCGATCGCCTCGATCTTCGACGCGGCCAGGATCGGCAGCGCCTCACCGAGATGCCCGTACGGGCCGGTCACGAGCAGACGCGGCCGCAGCGGAGCGTGGGAGAGCACGTCGTAGGCACGCGCGAGGGCTGCGAGCTCCTCCTCGCTGCGGTCCTCGGTGAAGGACGGCTCGTCGAGCTGCACGCAGGTCGCGCCGGCGCGGGCGAGCTGCTCGAAGAGCTTCTCGTACTCGGGGAGCAGCGCGTCGAGCAGGTCGAGGGTGCGGAAACCCTCCTTCGTCGACGTCGGCGCGACCTTCGACAGCAGCAGCAGCGAGGCCGGGCCGAGCACCACCGGACGCAGCTCGACGCCCTCGGCCTTCGCACGCTCGAACTCGTCGAGCACGGCCGCCGAGTTCAACTCGAAGACGGTGTTCTCGTCGAGTTCGGGCTGGCGGTAGTGGTAGTTGCTGCCGAACCAGCGCACCAGCTCGAGCGGCGGGAAGTCCTCGCGTCCACGGCACAGCGTGAAGTACAGATCGAGCGGGTCGAGCTCGTCGACCAGCGGACGGAACCGGTCGGGCAGCGCTCCGAACAACAGGGCGTTGTCCAGGACGTGGTCGTAGTAGGAGAACGTGTTGCCGGGTACCTGGGTCAGACCCGTGGCTGCGAGCTCGCGCCAGGTGTTCTCCTGGAGCTCGCGAGCGACCGCGACGAGTTCGTCGCGCGTGCCCTCACCGTGCCAGTAGGCCTCGAGGGCGAACTTGAGCTCGCGGCGGGGTCCGATGCGCGGGTACCCGAGGATGCTCGATCCGTATCCGTCGGCGAGAGTTGCCATGTCGGCGTCGACCTTTCCCTCATGCACACCGCGCCCGTGCACCGGTGACCAGTGCTTGGAACACTGTCGCCGGGCACGGGCGCCGTGTGCGGTGGTGCTACCTGGCTAGCCGGCCTTCTTGACCGTGCGGCCGTTGTCGGCGTACTCGTAGAAGCCGGCGCCCGACTTCTTGCCGACGAGTCCCGCCTCGACCATGCGCTGCAGCAGCGGCGGGGCCGAGTACAGGGGCTCCTTGAACTCCTCGTACATGGAGTCGGCGATCGACTTGACGGTGTCCAGACCGACGAGGTCGGTCAGGGCGAGCGGACCCATCGGGTGGGCGCAGCCCAGGACCATCGTCTTGTCGATGTCCTCCTTGGTGGCGAAGCCGGACTCGACCATCCGGATCGCCGAGAGCAGGTACGGCACCAGCAGTGCGTTGGCAATGAAACCTGCGCGATCGGAGGACCGCACGACCTGCTTGCCCAGTACGTCGGCGGCGAAGGCCTCGGCGCGCTCGGAGACGGTGGGGCTGGTCTTCAGAGTGGTGACGAGCTCGACGAGCGGGAGCACCGGCACGGGGTTGAAGAAGTGCATGCCGATGACACGTTCGGGGGCACCGGTCGCGATACCGAGCTTCATGATCGGGATCGACGAGGTGTTCGAGGCGAGCACCGCGTTGGGATCGGTGACGATCTTGTCGAGCTCGGCGAAGATCTCGCTCTTGAGCTTCTCGTCCTCGACGACGGCCTCCACGACGAGCTGCCGATCGGCGAAGTCACCGAGATCGGAGGTGAAGCGCAGACGCCATGCGGCCTGCTCACGCTCACGCTCGGTGATCTTTCCGCTGCTCACACCCCGGTCCAGCGACCGGAGGATGCGGGCGCGTCCGGCGGCCGCGAGTTCGCGGGTCTGCTCGAACACCAGTACGTCGACATGAGCGCGTGCGCACACCTCGGCGATACCTGCGCCCATGATGCCGGCGCCGATCACGCCGACGCGCTGAATCTTTTCGCTGGTCACGTCAGCTCCTTCTCGTTGTGGGGGTCGTGGCCGAGGCCGGAAGTACAGGTGCGGACCCATCGGGTACGCGCGTTTCGAACTGCTCCGGATACGCACGCACCCCGCGGCAGGACATGGGGACCTGTGGATCCCGCCGCGGGGTGGTGGACCTCGGGGTGGCGCTTGTTCCTAGTGGAACTGGCCTTCCTCGGTGGAGCCCTTCAGGGCAGCCGTGGAGGTGTTGGGATCGACGGTGGTGGCGATGGTGTCGAAGTAGCCGGCACCGACCTCACGCTGGTGCTTGATAGCGGTGAAGCCGCGCTCCTTGGCCGCCTTGAACTCGCGCTCCTGCAGGTCGACGAAGGCCGTCATGCCCTCGCGGGCGTAGCCGTGGGCCAGGTCGAACATGCCGTAGTTGAGCGAGTGGAAGCCGGCGAGGGTGATGAACTGGAACTTGAAGCCCATCGCGCCGAGCTCCTTCTGGAACTTCGCGATGGTCGCGTCGTCCAGGTGAGCCTTCCAGTTGAAGGACGGCGAGCAGTTGTAGGCCAGCAGCTGGTCCGGGAACTCGCTGCGGACGCCCTCGGCGAACTTCTTGGCGACCTCGAGGTCCGGAACACCGGTCTCCATCCAGATGAGGTCGGAGTACGGAGCGTAGGCCTTCGCACGGGCGATGCAGGGCTCGATGCCGTTCTTGACGTGGTAGAAGCCCTCGGCGGTGCGCTCACCGGTGATGAACGGGCGGTCGCGCTCGTCGACATCGGAGGTGATGAGGGTCGCGGCCTCGGCGTCGGTGCGGGCGATGACCACGGTCGGAACGTCCGCGACGTCGGCCGCGAGGCGAGCCGAGGTCAGGGTGCGGATGTGCTGCTGCGTGGGGATGAGCACCTTGCCACCGAGGTGGCCGCACTTCTTCTCCGACGCGAGCTGGTCCTCCCAGTGCGAACCGGCGACGCCGGCCGCGATCATGGCCTTCTGCAGCTCGTAGACGTTGAGGGCACCACCGAAGCCGGCCTCACCGTCGGCGACGATCGGAGCG harbors:
- the metE gene encoding 5-methyltetrahydropteroyltriglutamate--homocysteine S-methyltransferase produces the protein MATLADGYGSSILGYPRIGPRRELKFALEAYWHGEGTRDELVAVARELQENTWRELAATGLTQVPGNTFSYYDHVLDNALLFGALPDRFRPLVDELDPLDLYFTLCRGREDFPPLELVRWFGSNYHYRQPELDENTVFELNSAAVLDEFERAKAEGVELRPVVLGPASLLLLSKVAPTSTKEGFRTLDLLDALLPEYEKLFEQLARAGATCVQLDEPSFTEDRSEEELAALARAYDVLSHAPLRPRLLVTGPYGHLGEALPILAASKIEAIGLDLVDGRISADELAAVPGLKRKRIYAGVVDGRNVWKVDRHRTLEYLKSIAAVAPDLVVSTSSSLLHVPYDVLVEYDIPGDVADRLAFAKQKVGEVVSLAKALTTGAEERWRKPPVSVHFKQKHTVRARLNAVTPAHRVRAPYEERRVAQQKRLDLPPVPTATLGSFPQTAEIRRARAELGRGRMSYDEYVKRIQEEIESTIRLQEDIGLDVLVHGEHERNDMVQYFAELMEGFATTHFGWVQAYGSRCTRPPILYGDIVRPKPMTVEWISFAQSLTDKPVKGMLTGPVTMLARSYVRQDQPLHETADQLALAIRDEIADLERAGIAIIQVDEPAIRELLPLRQDGRAEYLDWAVDAFRLATGGAKPETQIHTHLTYSGQASVVDAIERLDADVTAIVATRSIRWVLEAIKDRALSHGVGPGVYESRSARIPDIDELDELLTEAAESVELDRLWANPDGGLKTRHHWQLEPSLRNLVAAARRLRRRAAQQSDQAG
- a CDS encoding glycosyltransferase, which produces MVKIAMVAGQVNPLLGYGAHAGAPPQGLHVHLAELSSALAGAGHEVVVYTRREDRDGPDRISTPGGYEVVQVPAGPPSPLRPDETASAMGEFGSFLDREWRQRPPDITHAHYWLSGLATQLATRSLGIPTVQTFHSLGTVEHRIREKTAMDASARDRIRLERLIARGATRMIATSSDEVFELARMGLPRTRTTVVPSGVDAAHYSTAAAPDTTRTRKHRLLAAGPLEPGSGFDIAIEALAGIPDTELVIAAHPAPPYLSRRSDEQEKSRLVKLARVRGVQGRVRIRRDVGRDEMPGLLLSADAVVSTPWHDPSGMLALQAMSCGRPVIATASGGMLDTVLDDATGLLVPTRSPEAVAAAARRLLSDATTRATFGIAGRDRVLARYTWDRVAEDTLRAYERCVPVRRTAHRTARTGVQ
- a CDS encoding 3-hydroxybutyryl-CoA dehydrogenase, with the translated sequence MTSEKIQRVGVIGAGIMGAGIAEVCARAHVDVLVFEQTRELAAAGRARILRSLDRGVSSGKITEREREQAAWRLRFTSDLGDFADRQLVVEAVVEDEKLKSEIFAELDKIVTDPNAVLASNTSSIPIMKLGIATGAPERVIGMHFFNPVPVLPLVELVTTLKTSPTVSERAEAFAADVLGKQVVRSSDRAGFIANALLVPYLLSAIRMVESGFATKEDIDKTMVLGCAHPMGPLALTDLVGLDTVKSIADSMYEEFKEPLYSAPPLLQRMVEAGLVGKKSGAGFYEYADNGRTVKKAG
- a CDS encoding STAS domain-containing protein, whose translation is MTVPQRIAAQVDSAPSTWSAQPIRSDIPAQRVVGAEFSAQKIEPDLVWIDVRGEIDIRNAHALHAFTHRQLEESIRMVVDLGAVEFFGAAGLSVFDDLDERARALNVRWALLSGRPVERLLRVADAAIAAKACKTREAALAAVAPMT
- a CDS encoding SigB/SigF/SigG family RNA polymerase sigma factor; the protein is MTRNTGRSSDEYADVTETLRTLLALEEDDPGRVRIRDEVVERCLPLAEHIARRFDGRGEAFEDLLQVARLGLVNAVDRFDPERGSDFVSFAVPTIMGEVRRHFRDAGWAVRVPRRMKELHLSLSKATSELSQRLGRAPTASELAEELGIDQEEVLQGLVAGNAYQTVSVDRSSPSGDDGLTLADTLGDYDTALDEVENHEALRPLLEALPARERTVVLLRFFGNMTQTQIAERVGVSQMHVSRLLTKTLAQLREQLGDNF
- the aceA gene encoding isocitrate lyase; translated protein: MSTTGTPRTAEEIQKDWDTNPRWKGITRNYTAEQVAKLQGNVVEEATLARRGSEILWDLVNNEDYINSLGALTGNQAVQQVRAGLKAIYLSGWQVAGDANLSGHTYPDQSLYPANSVPQVVRRINNALLRADEIAKVEGDTSVDNWLAPIVADGEAGFGGALNVYELQKAMIAAGVAGSHWEDQLASEKKCGHLGGKVLIPTQQHIRTLTSARLAADVADVPTVVIARTDAEAATLITSDVDERDRPFITGERTAEGFYHVKNGIEPCIARAKAYAPYSDLIWMETGVPDLEVAKKFAEGVRSEFPDQLLAYNCSPSFNWKAHLDDATIAKFQKELGAMGFKFQFITLAGFHSLNYGMFDLAHGYAREGMTAFVDLQEREFKAAKERGFTAIKHQREVGAGYFDTIATTVDPNTSTAALKGSTEEGQFH
- a CDS encoding ATP-binding protein, whose protein sequence is MAKSASIESARDHNPPVVELRVEAHPDQLAVLRAVAAAIALQHDFDLDTVADVKLAVDEAATRLIMGAPEDAVLACSFRAALPLLHISLSAPTNDASAIGQPRSFGWHVLNSLTESISVTSDDSRATIDMSIAEGSADR
- a CDS encoding NAD(P)-dependent alcohol dehydrogenase, which translates into the protein MTSTTGTTTVAAYAATAPDAPLSKTTVERRALGPLDVLIAIEFAGICHSDIHTARNEWGGTKYPIVPGHEIVGTVAAVGSDVTEHAVGDRVGVGCFVNSCGECDPCRTGFEQHCTNRVTGTYNSVDRDGTVTQGGYSTHIVVTEHFVLRIPDGLDPAAAAPLLCAGITLYSPLKRWNAGPGSKVAIIGMGGLGHVGVKIAAAMGAEVTVLGHSLSKRDDGLRFGAVDYRSTEDESTFKELRGKFDLILNTVSVNLDLDRYLSLLRLHGTLVGLGLPEKPLSVRAFSLAMNDRAMAGSNVGGIPDTQEMLDFCAEHGIGAEIELISADRINEAYDRVVASDVRYRFVIDASTF